In Archangium violaceum, the following are encoded in one genomic region:
- a CDS encoding ferredoxin reductase: MATDTLRLRVRRITPEAEGIFSYELVASNGGRLPPFEAGSHLDVHVPGGFLRQYSLCNDPEDTHHRYVIAVQRDDHGRGGSRAMHELVREGDVLTTSFPHCDFPLLYARRYVLVAGGIGITPLLSMAYALRRQHIPWHLHYCTRSPERTAFRARLSSAFAGHVTLHHDGGDPARGLDVKALLATRTGGTRLYCCGPAGLMRAVREASLLHQWPREKVHFEAFSAEASGAIIDRADTRRRVVVEHSPGAT; this comes from the coding sequence GTGGCCACTGACACCCTGCGCCTGCGCGTGCGGCGCATCACGCCCGAAGCCGAGGGCATCTTCTCCTATGAGCTCGTTGCCTCCAACGGCGGCCGCCTGCCGCCCTTCGAGGCCGGCTCCCACCTGGACGTCCACGTCCCCGGTGGTTTCCTGCGGCAGTACTCGCTCTGCAACGACCCGGAGGACACCCACCACCGCTACGTCATCGCCGTCCAACGAGATGACCACGGCCGCGGCGGCTCCCGCGCCATGCACGAGCTGGTGCGCGAGGGCGACGTGCTCACCACCAGCTTCCCGCACTGCGACTTCCCGCTGCTGTACGCACGTCGCTATGTGCTCGTGGCGGGTGGCATCGGCATCACCCCGCTGCTCTCCATGGCCTATGCCCTGCGGCGTCAGCACATCCCCTGGCACCTGCACTACTGCACCCGCTCGCCCGAGCGCACCGCCTTCCGCGCCCGGCTCTCCTCCGCCTTCGCCGGCCACGTCACCCTCCACCATGATGGGGGGGACCCCGCCCGCGGGCTCGACGTGAAGGCCCTGCTCGCCACGCGCACCGGCGGCACCCGCCTCTACTGCTGCGGCCCCGCCGGCCTCATGCGCGCCGTGCGCGAAGCCTCCCTCCTCCACCAGTGGCCCCGCGAGAAGGTCCACTTCGAGGCCTTCTCCGCCGAGGCCTCCGGCGCCATCATCGACCGGGCAGACACACGCCGCCGGGTCGTCGTCGAGCACAGCCCCGGCGCCACCTGA
- a CDS encoding IgA Peptidase M64 — translation MNVLLALLLAASTPAPATFRVDYFHTGNASEERFSLDRLVVEPLPWPGNPSRSIDETNLGKYLFEVRDLDTNRMLYSRGFASIYGEWETTPEAREVNRTFHESLRFPSPARPVQVILKKRAKDNSFREVWSLTVDPKDMFVDPSNPGAPGPLVKLLENGPPADKVDLLILGDGYTEKERPRFEKDARRLVDILFTFSPFKERKSDFNVWGLMPASRQSGISRPSTGIHRDSPVGATYDAFGSERYVLTFENRRFRDLAAFAPYEFVEILVNGNTYGGGGIFGLYSTVAADNLWSPYVFVHEFGHHFAGLADEYYTSDSAYAPAEDRVEPWEKNVTALKDPSRLKWKDLVAASTPLPTPWKKDEYEEHARKVLEQRRRIRAERRPESEMDALFTAQRDWEEPFLSQQQYSGKVGAFEGAMYEARGYYRPQLDCVMFTRDRVPFCSVCQRSLSEVIDLYASKGSRASKPSP, via the coding sequence ATGAACGTCCTGCTGGCCCTGCTGCTGGCCGCGAGCACTCCCGCTCCCGCCACCTTCCGCGTCGACTACTTCCACACCGGCAACGCCTCCGAGGAGCGCTTCAGCCTCGACCGCCTCGTCGTGGAACCCCTGCCCTGGCCCGGTAATCCCTCCCGCTCCATCGACGAGACCAACCTCGGCAAGTACCTCTTCGAGGTGCGCGACCTCGACACCAACCGCATGCTCTACTCTCGCGGCTTCGCCTCCATCTACGGCGAGTGGGAGACCACTCCCGAGGCCCGCGAGGTGAACCGCACCTTCCACGAGTCCCTCCGCTTCCCCTCCCCGGCCAGGCCCGTCCAGGTCATCCTCAAGAAGCGCGCCAAGGACAACTCCTTCCGCGAGGTGTGGAGCCTCACCGTCGACCCCAAGGACATGTTCGTCGACCCGTCCAACCCCGGTGCTCCAGGCCCCCTCGTGAAGCTGCTCGAGAACGGCCCTCCCGCCGACAAGGTGGACCTGCTCATCCTCGGCGACGGCTACACCGAGAAGGAGCGCCCCCGCTTCGAGAAGGACGCGCGGCGGCTCGTCGACATCCTCTTCACCTTCTCTCCCTTCAAGGAGCGCAAGTCGGACTTCAACGTCTGGGGCCTCATGCCCGCCTCCCGTCAGTCCGGCATCTCCCGGCCTTCCACCGGCATCCACCGCGACTCCCCCGTCGGCGCCACCTATGACGCCTTCGGCAGCGAGCGCTACGTCCTCACCTTCGAGAACCGCCGCTTCCGCGACCTCGCCGCGTTCGCCCCCTACGAGTTCGTCGAGATCCTCGTCAACGGCAACACCTATGGCGGCGGCGGCATCTTCGGCCTCTACAGCACCGTCGCCGCCGACAACCTCTGGTCCCCCTATGTCTTCGTCCACGAGTTCGGCCACCACTTCGCCGGCCTCGCCGACGAGTACTACACCTCCGACTCCGCCTATGCCCCCGCCGAGGACCGCGTGGAGCCCTGGGAGAAGAACGTCACCGCGCTGAAAGACCCCTCCCGCCTCAAGTGGAAGGACCTGGTCGCCGCCAGCACCCCCCTGCCCACTCCGTGGAAGAAGGACGAGTACGAGGAGCATGCGCGCAAGGTGCTCGAGCAGCGCCGCCGCATCCGCGCCGAGCGCCGCCCCGAATCGGAGATGGATGCCCTCTTCACCGCCCAGCGCGACTGGGAGGAGCCCTTCCTCTCCCAGCAGCAGTACTCCGGCAAGGTCGGTGCCTTCGAGGGCGCCATGTACGAGGCCCGCGGCTACTACCGGCCCCAGCTCGACTGCGTCATGTTCACCCGCGACCGCGTCCCCTTCTGCTCCGTCTGCCAGCGCTCCCTCTCCGAGGTCATCGACCTGTACGCCAGCAAGGGCTCCAGGGCCTCCAAGCCCTCTCCCTGA
- a CDS encoding SIMPL domain-containing protein, protein MSVARTALLLVLLMSTLAPLAKAQPREPPPPPAPTPTVPIVARGERTLRVEGLGEVKVEPDEAFMDLGMETLAPTAKAAAEENARKMEKVVGALVKAGIPREEIETRNYTVSPEYQPPTRADEAPKLKGYRVSNTVEVHVRELARVGPLLDTALNAGANRVESVRFGLSKPEVAQGEALRNAVERARQSAQVLASSLGVRLGPVLDASTVTEPQRPIPVVTRFEMASAAGARDATTPIQPQEQTIQATVTLVFAIEQGPGR, encoded by the coding sequence ATGTCGGTTGCGCGCACGGCCCTGCTGCTGGTCCTGCTGATGAGCACGCTGGCCCCACTCGCGAAGGCCCAACCGAGGGAACCACCGCCGCCGCCGGCCCCAACGCCCACGGTCCCCATCGTCGCGAGAGGAGAGAGAACGCTCCGTGTGGAAGGACTGGGAGAGGTGAAGGTGGAGCCGGACGAGGCCTTCATGGACCTGGGGATGGAGACGCTGGCGCCGACGGCGAAGGCGGCGGCGGAGGAGAACGCGAGGAAGATGGAGAAGGTGGTGGGGGCGCTGGTGAAGGCGGGGATACCGCGGGAGGAGATCGAGACGCGCAACTACACGGTGTCGCCGGAGTACCAGCCGCCGACGAGGGCGGACGAGGCGCCGAAGCTGAAGGGGTACCGGGTGAGCAACACGGTGGAGGTGCACGTGCGCGAGCTGGCGCGGGTGGGGCCGCTGCTGGACACGGCGTTGAACGCGGGGGCGAACCGGGTGGAGTCGGTGCGGTTCGGGCTGAGCAAGCCGGAGGTGGCGCAGGGGGAGGCGTTGAGGAACGCGGTGGAGAGGGCGAGACAATCAGCGCAGGTGTTGGCGTCGTCGCTGGGGGTGAGACTGGGACCGGTGCTGGACGCGAGCACGGTGACGGAGCCGCAGCGCCCCATCCCGGTGGTGACGCGCTTCGAGATGGCGAGCGCCGCGGGAGCGCGGGACGCGACGACGCCCATCCAGCCGCAGGAGCAGACGATTCAAGCGACGGTGACGCTCGTCTTCGCCATCGAGCAGGGGCCTGGCCGTTAG
- a CDS encoding DUF2267 domain-containing protein — MAMMHNQETESWSGEGVGTSVESFLARINREVPEYSPSEAADAVMSALCERLPGGLVQELKEQFPEGLRRLFERGWKDRSAPAQKFDKDDFYLDIAERMQIEAENVRLVLHVVFASIHSQITERLAEKIDSELPPNISGTWNAARRAADLPR; from the coding sequence ATGGCCATGATGCACAATCAGGAGACGGAGTCCTGGTCTGGTGAAGGTGTAGGAACGAGCGTGGAGTCCTTCCTCGCGCGCATCAACCGCGAGGTCCCCGAGTACTCCCCGTCCGAGGCGGCCGATGCCGTGATGAGCGCGCTCTGCGAGCGGCTCCCCGGTGGGCTCGTACAGGAATTGAAAGAGCAGTTCCCCGAGGGGCTCCGCAGGCTCTTCGAACGCGGTTGGAAGGACCGTAGCGCTCCCGCTCAGAAGTTCGACAAGGACGACTTCTACCTCGACATCGCCGAGCGCATGCAGATCGAGGCAGAGAACGTCCGCCTCGTCCTCCACGTCGTCTTCGCCTCCATCCACTCGCAGATCACCGAGCGGCTGGCCGAGAAGATCGACAGCGAGCTGCCTCCCAACATCTCCGGCACCTGGAACGCCGCGCGCCGCGCCGCCGACCTGCCTCGCTGA
- a CDS encoding DUF5953 family protein, which produces MPTAQNDIGTDAPLDLDHPAHLDALLRAYERFPELGGRSSGTF; this is translated from the coding sequence ATGCCGACCGCGCAGAATGACATTGGCACGGACGCGCCGCTCGATCTCGACCACCCTGCGCACCTCGACGCGCTCCTGAGGGCCTACGAGCGCTTCCCGGAGCTCGGCGGGCGCTCCTCGGGGACGTTCTGA